GCCCGCACTCGGCCAGGACCAGCTGATTGTTGATGGCGACGAAAGAGCGCCGGATCTCGTCCTTTCCGATCCGGAAACACTTCCCGAGGACGACCAGCAGAGGAAAGAGGAAACGGATGACCGCGCCGCGGATGCGCCGGTTGAAAAAGAGGTTCTTTCCGCGGATGATGGTGAAGACGAGGGTCAGGGCCCCTCCGAGGATGAAGCAGACCACGGCCCCTAGGACCACGGCGAGGACGACGGGCATGCTCGGGTGGATTGCGCTCAGGCCGACATAGGGGACATACCAGAGGAGAAAGGCGAGGACGAGCAGCACCAGGCACAGAACCAGGAGCAGAAAGATGAAGATCCGCTTGCGCGGCGCCATCGCCGGGTCGACCCCGGAGAGCACGCGGTGAGAAAGCGGGTCGTCCGAGGGCGCGCCCTGGGAGCCCGCCGCGTAAACCTGTGCCGTGCGTTTCCTCATAGCGGCGAATCCAAAACCGCCCCTTGGGGAATCGGGAAGCCCCGCAGGAAATCCTCCGCCGGCATACGGCGTTTGCCCGGCATCTGCAGGGCGCCGACCGCCAGGACCCCTTCGCCCGCCTCGATCAACAGGCGGCCTTCCGCATAGCCCAGGACGCGCCCGGGGCGCGGGGCCTCTTCCGCTTCTTCCCGAAGGACACGCGGTTCGAAGAGCTTGAGCCTCAGGTCTTTGAACAGGGTGAAAGCCCCGGGAGACGGGTCCATGGCGCGGATGCGCGCCGAGACCGCCGCGGCGGACTCCTCCCAGCGGATGGCGGCATGCTCCTTGGTGATCTTCGGGGCATAGGTCATCCGGTCTTCGTCCTGCGGCACCGCCTCCAGCGTGCCGGCCTGAATCCGCCGGAGCACCTCGGCGAGAAAGGGGCCAGAGAGCTGCGCCAGCCGGTCGTGAAGGCCCCCGAAGGTCTCGTCCTCACCGATGGCGACCCGGCTCTGCAGCAGGACCGGGCCGCTGTCGAGCCCCTCTTCCATGAGCATCGCCGTCAGGCCGGTCTCCTTCTCGCGGTCGAGGATCGCCCACTGGATAGGCGCGGCCCCCCGGTAGCGGGGAAGGAGCGAGGCGTGGATGTTGACGGCCCCGCAGCGCGGCAGTTCGAGAAGCGGGCGTTTCAGCACCTGCCCGAAGGCGATGACGATCAGCAGATCCGGATCCAGGGTACGCATCCGTTCGAGAAACGCCTCATCGGCGACCTTCTCCGGCTGGAGGACCTCGATGCCGGCCGAGAGCGCCGCCTCCTTCACCGCGGAAAACACCACACTCCGCCCGCGCCCCTTGCGCCGGTCAGGCTGGGTTACAACGGCCGCCACCCGATGCCCCTCCTCCAGGCAGGCCTCGAGCCCGGACACCGCGAACTCGGGCGTCCCCATAAAAACGATGCGCGCGTTTTCGGGCAGAGGACCGAGGATCCGCCTGTCGGAATTTCGCATCAAACCGCCGATGTCGCTCACGGATTCTTGAGCCGCTTTTGCAGCCTGCGCTTGTACATGCTGCGCTTCAAGCTGCTGATGTGATCGATGTAGAGGACCCCGTCCAGGTGATCGATCTCGTGTTGGAGACAGACCGCCAGCAGATCATCGGCCTCGATCTCCTGCGCTTTTCCAAGGCGGTCGATGCCCCGCACCAGCACGTGGGCCGTCCGGTTGACGTCGGCCGTGTAGTCCGGCACGCTCAGACAGGCCTCGGACCACACGATACGCCCTTCACCAGAGGCGATGACCGGGTTGATCAGAGCGAAGGGGTTCTTCTCGTCCGTTCCTGGATGCCGCTCGAAAACGATGACCCGCCTCAGTTCGCCTACCTGATTGGCTGCCAGACCGATGCCCGGTGCGGCATGCATCGTCTCGATCATATGGTCGATCAGGTCCTGCACCTCGCCGTCGATGGCCTCCACCGGCTCGGCCACCGTCTTCAGGATCGGATCGGGGTAGGTGAGGATCTCCAGTATGCCTTCTTTCTGTTCCATAACTTTCCATGACACC
This genomic stretch from Desulfatiglans anilini DSM 4660 harbors:
- the fmt gene encoding methionyl-tRNA formyltransferase, whose product is MRNSDRRILGPLPENARIVFMGTPEFAVSGLEACLEEGHRVAAVVTQPDRRKGRGRSVVFSAVKEAALSAGIEVLQPEKVADEAFLERMRTLDPDLLIVIAFGQVLKRPLLELPRCGAVNIHASLLPRYRGAAPIQWAILDREKETGLTAMLMEEGLDSGPVLLQSRVAIGEDETFGGLHDRLAQLSGPFLAEVLRRIQAGTLEAVPQDEDRMTYAPKITKEHAAIRWEESAAAVSARIRAMDPSPGAFTLFKDLRLKLFEPRVLREEAEEAPRPGRVLGYAEGRLLIEAGEGVLAVGALQMPGKRRMPAEDFLRGFPIPQGAVLDSPL
- a CDS encoding DUF116 domain-containing protein → MRKRTAQVYAAGSQGAPSDDPLSHRVLSGVDPAMAPRKRIFIFLLLVLCLVLLVLAFLLWYVPYVGLSAIHPSMPVVLAVVLGAVVCFILGGALTLVFTIIRGKNLFFNRRIRGAVIRFLFPLLVVLGKCFRIGKDEIRRSFVAINNQLVLAECGRVRPQKLLILLPHCLQFHECAVRITVDVARCKRCGKCRIKDLVELAERHGVSMSVATGGTLARRIVVEKKPDLIIGVACERDLTSGIQDSYPIPVFGIFNRRPNGPCFDTDVDIAMVEQGVKRFLAGRADGTA
- the def gene encoding peptide deformylase; amino-acid sequence: MEQKEGILEILTYPDPILKTVAEPVEAIDGEVQDLIDHMIETMHAAPGIGLAANQVGELRRVIVFERHPGTDEKNPFALINPVIASGEGRIVWSEACLSVPDYTADVNRTAHVLVRGIDRLGKAQEIEADDLLAVCLQHEIDHLDGVLYIDHISSLKRSMYKRRLQKRLKNP